From a single Aggregatilinea lenta genomic region:
- a CDS encoding ArnT family glycosyltransferase — MTYRDALSPTLRRAMLAAILAVGAWLRFQHLGAIEYNVDQAYPVWQAIRTLREGALPLVGQGTSVLFANPPLTGYLYIPVIALFRAPIAAYVFTLILNTFAIWLAYRALERLLGPRAALVGAALFAVNPWIVEDSRRTWVQALAPFFVCLIFWALAPVLTQQTRRPFRLTLIALLAFAIFAHSYLLAYALGAPIAVLLLIFRRRIPWRAVMLGGTVFALLVALYAVGLARQWDDTQRRAEDFAGGGASLSAEALDHALRLVSGWNYAAVRGQDAPAGDAGLRDGLDDIPFVLWTAAVIAGAVMAIRALVRRDATAPPGLPAPQDAALLLLVWFALPVLMMSNVSQRVHPFYLLLTVPAGHGLAAWGVRPLLNRRGPALLVAAAVIGTGAIGGLNAVRFAQDSAAHPGEDVPTLPLAEASHLGNRLRDAWEPGIAVYGDVDPWTPGTLIGEPVRVERIVQHDRAMLIPPAGGLYLGFRADGDMLPVEPLVGERTGDPLVLRDGVQIDLWRATPEDATPDHAADAPSDIGARLVGWSLDGDLAPGAHVTLTLAWRIDSVEPDRGVWAFGPYAHVSDANSAQVVNTGGAVIPGVMWKLDDLMLHRFSFDIPADAQGPLVLDVGLYDSVRGVNAIFETRGPDGSVRYGADVRLEGSN; from the coding sequence ATGACTTACCGCGACGCCCTCTCCCCCACACTGCGACGCGCGATGCTGGCCGCGATCCTGGCCGTGGGCGCGTGGCTGCGCTTCCAGCACCTGGGCGCGATCGAGTACAACGTCGATCAGGCGTACCCGGTCTGGCAGGCGATCCGCACCCTGCGCGAGGGCGCGCTGCCGCTGGTCGGCCAGGGCACGTCGGTGCTGTTCGCCAATCCCCCACTGACGGGTTACCTCTATATTCCGGTGATCGCCCTGTTCCGCGCGCCGATTGCGGCCTACGTCTTCACACTGATCCTGAACACGTTTGCGATCTGGCTGGCCTACCGCGCGCTCGAGCGGCTGCTTGGCCCGCGCGCGGCGCTGGTTGGCGCGGCGCTGTTCGCGGTCAACCCGTGGATCGTTGAGGACAGCCGCCGCACCTGGGTCCAGGCTCTCGCGCCGTTTTTCGTGTGCCTGATTTTCTGGGCGCTGGCTCCCGTCCTGACGCAGCAGACGCGCCGCCCATTTCGCCTGACGCTGATCGCGCTGCTGGCCTTCGCGATTTTCGCCCACAGCTATCTGCTGGCCTATGCGCTCGGCGCACCGATTGCCGTGCTGCTGCTGATCTTCCGGCGGCGCATACCGTGGCGCGCGGTGATGCTCGGCGGCACGGTCTTCGCGCTGCTGGTAGCGCTTTATGCGGTCGGGTTGGCGCGGCAGTGGGACGACACGCAGCGCCGCGCGGAAGACTTCGCAGGCGGCGGTGCATCCCTCAGCGCGGAGGCGCTCGACCACGCGCTGCGGTTGGTCAGCGGGTGGAATTACGCCGCCGTACGCGGCCAGGACGCCCCGGCGGGTGACGCGGGTCTGCGCGACGGTCTGGACGACATCCCGTTCGTGCTGTGGACCGCCGCCGTGATCGCGGGCGCGGTGATGGCGATCCGCGCGCTGGTCCGGCGCGACGCAACCGCTCCGCCCGGTCTGCCCGCCCCGCAGGACGCCGCGCTCCTGCTGCTGGTGTGGTTCGCGCTGCCCGTGCTGATGATGAGTAACGTATCGCAGCGCGTGCACCCGTTTTACCTGCTGCTGACCGTACCCGCCGGGCACGGATTGGCAGCGTGGGGCGTGCGCCCGCTGCTGAATCGTCGCGGTCCGGCGCTGCTGGTCGCGGCGGCAGTCATTGGAACAGGCGCTATCGGCGGGTTGAACGCGGTGCGCTTCGCGCAGGACTCGGCAGCGCATCCCGGTGAGGACGTGCCCACCCTGCCTCTGGCCGAAGCGAGCCACCTTGGCAACCGTCTGCGCGATGCCTGGGAACCGGGCATAGCGGTGTACGGCGACGTCGATCCGTGGACGCCCGGCACACTCATCGGGGAGCCGGTGCGCGTGGAACGCATCGTACAGCACGACCGCGCCATGCTGATTCCGCCCGCTGGCGGGTTGTACCTCGGCTTCCGCGCGGATGGCGATATGCTGCCGGTCGAGCCGCTTGTCGGAGAGCGGACAGGCGATCCGCTCGTGCTGCGCGACGGCGTGCAAATCGACCTGTGGCGCGCCACGCCGGAGGACGCCACGCCCGATCACGCGGCAGACGCGCCCTCGGACATCGGCGCGCGGCTGGTCGGTTGGTCGCTGGATGGCGATCTCGCACCGGGCGCTCACGTCACGCTGACCCTGGCGTGGCGGATCGACTCGGTCGAGCCGGATCGCGGCGTGTGGGCCTTTGGCCCCTACGCGCACGTCTCGGACGCGAACAGCGCGCAGGTCGTCAACACGGGCGGCGCGGTGATCCCCGGCGTCATGTGGAAGCTGGACGATCTCATGCTGCACCGCTTTTCGTTCGACATCCCGGCAGATGCGCAGGGTCCACTGGTGCTGGACGTGGGTCTCTACGACAGCGTGCGCGGCGTCAACGCGATCTTCGAGACGCGCGGTCCGGACGGCAGCGTGCGGTACGGCGCGGACGTCCGGCTGGAAGGCAGCAACTAG
- a CDS encoding tetratricopeptide repeat protein, with amino-acid sequence MTKRHTLLALVLLAVAFSGAGCNFSHNDKVIVVTATPNHLLVPPTGEPTVPYVTPTPHTVPTPTTPPREAVEDAKAALRNGDYETAVTMYEGVLADDTAEDALRSSAAYGLGEAALREGLYQRATLALTKFIREFPDDPRIPHAYFLRGDAYQGIGEWQFSIDDFNTYLGLRPGVIDSYAYERIGDAYLALEQPEQALTTYAKAAEATRALAPLMALRERVAASYLNAGQPTLAVQQYDAILAEANNAAYRASIELQAAQVELANGDIGGAHQRLQRIVRDYPDTYSAYGALQALLDAGLAIDSLQQGRIYFANEDYQAAIQAFNDYTSETGVAPADVLLMLGQAYRAVGNPQAALTTFQTVIDYYPDDTAFGDAWLEQGRTLFQSGDTAGAIQKYSALATQHPDVTQGAEALWRAGYLYGQQGNVDSALATFDILGQMFPGTEWAQDGLIMGATLATGQGDTASASQMYSQLAATATGENQAMGYLWVGRLYQQDGKDDLARQAYQAAAAADPGGYYSVRAEDLLAGREPFAPPADFTLTFDEGTELAAAEDWLRSTFSITQEGTLYTLSDTLKADPRMIRGQELLAVTAYSDAEEELSALREEYNDDPLALYQLAIFFRDENLYRLSIEAAARLITLAEVDTLSVPSAIARLRYPVYYSDLVLPATQEYNLDPLLVFALIRQESLFEGFATSYAAAQGLMQIIPDTGEWIALQLGWPDYQNSDVYRPYINVHFGAYYLSFVLDLVDNEPYAALAGYNGGPSNAVNWLGISGPDLDLFVQTIEYDETQAYVRRIYENYSIYRALYGAGDATQPSG; translated from the coding sequence ATGACGAAACGACACACGCTCCTCGCCCTGGTTCTGCTCGCGGTCGCATTCAGCGGCGCGGGCTGCAATTTTTCGCACAACGACAAGGTGATCGTGGTGACCGCCACGCCCAATCACCTGCTCGTCCCGCCCACCGGGGAGCCGACCGTGCCCTACGTCACGCCTACGCCGCACACGGTCCCCACGCCGACCACCCCGCCCCGCGAAGCGGTCGAGGACGCGAAGGCCGCGCTGCGCAACGGTGATTACGAAACCGCCGTCACGATGTACGAGGGCGTCCTGGCCGACGACACCGCTGAGGATGCGCTGCGCAGTTCGGCGGCGTATGGCCTGGGCGAAGCCGCCCTGCGCGAGGGTCTGTACCAGCGCGCGACCCTGGCACTGACCAAGTTCATCCGCGAGTTTCCCGACGATCCGCGTATTCCGCACGCCTACTTCCTGCGCGGCGACGCATACCAGGGCATCGGGGAATGGCAGTTTTCCATCGACGACTTCAACACCTACCTGGGGCTGCGCCCCGGCGTGATCGACAGCTACGCCTACGAGCGCATCGGGGACGCGTACCTCGCGCTCGAACAGCCGGAACAGGCGCTGACCACTTATGCCAAAGCCGCCGAAGCGACGCGCGCCCTCGCCCCACTCATGGCGCTGCGCGAGCGTGTGGCCGCCAGCTACCTCAACGCGGGCCAGCCGACGCTGGCGGTCCAGCAGTACGACGCGATCCTCGCCGAAGCGAACAACGCCGCCTATCGCGCCAGCATCGAGCTTCAGGCAGCACAGGTCGAGCTGGCGAACGGCGACATCGGCGGCGCGCACCAGCGCTTGCAGCGCATCGTGCGCGACTACCCCGACACCTACTCGGCCTACGGCGCGCTGCAAGCCCTGCTCGACGCGGGGCTGGCAATCGATTCGCTCCAGCAGGGTAGAATTTATTTCGCCAACGAGGACTATCAGGCCGCGATCCAGGCGTTCAACGACTACACCAGCGAAACCGGCGTCGCGCCGGCGGACGTGCTGCTGATGCTCGGCCAGGCCTACCGCGCGGTGGGCAATCCGCAGGCCGCGCTGACGACGTTCCAGACCGTGATCGACTATTACCCCGACGACACTGCGTTTGGCGATGCGTGGCTCGAACAGGGCCGCACGTTGTTCCAGAGTGGCGATACCGCCGGGGCAATCCAGAAATACAGCGCCCTGGCGACGCAGCATCCCGACGTGACGCAGGGTGCGGAGGCACTGTGGCGCGCGGGCTATCTCTACGGGCAGCAGGGCAACGTGGACAGCGCCCTGGCGACCTTCGACATCCTCGGCCAGATGTTCCCCGGCACGGAATGGGCACAGGACGGCCTGATCATGGGCGCGACGCTCGCCACCGGCCAGGGCGACACGGCCAGCGCCAGCCAGATGTACAGCCAGCTTGCCGCAACTGCCACCGGCGAAAATCAGGCGATGGGCTATTTGTGGGTCGGGCGGCTGTACCAGCAGGACGGCAAGGACGACCTCGCGCGGCAGGCGTATCAGGCCGCGGCAGCAGCCGATCCCGGCGGTTACTACAGCGTGCGGGCGGAAGACCTGCTCGCCGGGCGCGAGCCGTTTGCGCCGCCCGCCGACTTCACGCTGACCTTCGACGAAGGCACGGAGCTGGCCGCCGCCGAGGACTGGCTGCGTTCGACCTTTAGCATCACCCAGGAAGGCACGCTCTACACGCTCAGCGACACGCTCAAGGCCGATCCGCGCATGATCCGGGGCCAGGAGCTGCTGGCCGTCACCGCCTATTCGGACGCCGAAGAAGAACTCAGCGCCCTGCGCGAAGAGTACAACGACGATCCGCTGGCGCTGTACCAGCTTGCGATCTTCTTCCGCGACGAGAACCTGTACCGCCTCTCGATCGAAGCCGCCGCCCGGCTGATCACACTCGCGGAGGTGGACACGCTCAGCGTGCCGTCGGCCATCGCGCGGCTGCGCTATCCGGTCTACTACAGCGACCTCGTGCTGCCCGCCACCCAGGAATACAACCTCGACCCGCTGCTGGTCTTCGCGCTGATCCGGCAGGAGAGTTTATTCGAGGGCTTCGCCACGTCCTACGCCGCCGCCCAGGGCCTCATGCAGATCATTCCCGACACGGGCGAATGGATCGCGCTGCAGCTCGGCTGGCCGGACTACCAGAACAGCGACGTGTACCGTCCGTACATCAACGTGCACTTCGGCGCGTACTACCTGTCCTTCGTACTCGATCTGGTCGACAACGAGCCTTACGCCGCGCTAGCCGGGTACAACGGTGGGCCGAGCAACGCCGTCAACTGGCTGGGCATCTCCGGCCCGGACCTGGACCTGTTCGTGCAGACGATTGAGTACGACGAGACGCAGGCCTACGTGCGCCGCATCTACGAAAATTACAGCATCTACCGCGCGCTCTACGGCGCCGGGGACGCCACGCAGCCCAGCGGCTGA
- a CDS encoding thioredoxin domain-containing protein, with amino-acid sequence MANRLQHETSPYLLQHADNPVDWYAWGPEALQAARDQDRPILLSIGYSACHWCHVMAHESFEDPATAAFINQNFVSIKVDREERPDLDDIYMQATLIFNRGQGGWPMTVFLTPDGHPFHAGTYYPPEPRYGMASFKQIMAAVLDAYRNKRRQVEEAARSLSGDLSRGMLEGGAVEPDFLSDQLLDAAALNQIQRADPVHGGLSRGKPKFPNPVNLEYLLRYHHATGNDQALQAVLLTLRKMAQGGLYDQLGGGFHRYSVDEVWLVPHFEKMLYDNALLARVYLHAWQVSGDPALREVVEDTLDWILREMTAPGGGFYSSQDADSEGEEGKFYVWSADELRKALDGVVDNVDALFAYWGVTADGNFEGKNILHVADMLERVAVRHGLSVERMRDDVSAARTVLYTLRKARVHPGRDDKILTAWNGMTLAAFAEAARVLDRDEYREVAHASANFLLGEMVSPDGRLYRTHKGGISHLNGYLEDYAQVIDGLLELYQTTFDTRWFGEAQRLAGVVMEHFRADDGGFYDTSDDHEDLIVRPRNVQDNVIPSGSGLIAYDLLRLTGYTGETRYEDAALAVYRALGGALDEYPSAFGQMLIGLDLWLRRPVEIALIGDPQDMAMSAMLRIVRGKYRPLALVALSPRDAGSSAVPALLRTRTLRDGQPAAYVCENFVCAAPVVSAEALAAQLDGAPTVPRDEGR; translated from the coding sequence ATGGCGAACCGCTTGCAGCACGAAACCAGCCCCTACCTCTTGCAGCACGCGGACAACCCGGTGGATTGGTACGCCTGGGGGCCGGAAGCGCTCCAGGCCGCGCGCGACCAGGACAGGCCGATCCTGCTGAGTATCGGCTATTCGGCGTGCCACTGGTGCCACGTCATGGCGCACGAGAGCTTCGAGGACCCGGCGACCGCGGCCTTCATCAACCAGAACTTCGTCAGCATCAAAGTGGACCGCGAAGAGCGCCCCGACCTCGACGACATTTATATGCAGGCGACGCTGATCTTCAACCGGGGGCAGGGCGGCTGGCCGATGACCGTCTTTCTGACGCCGGATGGGCACCCGTTCCACGCCGGGACGTATTACCCGCCGGAGCCGCGCTATGGTATGGCGAGCTTCAAGCAGATCATGGCCGCCGTGCTGGATGCCTACCGCAACAAGCGGCGGCAGGTCGAAGAGGCGGCGCGCTCGCTGTCCGGCGACCTCAGCCGGGGCATGCTGGAAGGGGGGGCGGTCGAGCCGGATTTCCTCTCCGATCAGCTTCTGGATGCCGCTGCGCTGAACCAAATCCAGCGCGCGGACCCGGTGCACGGCGGCCTGTCACGCGGCAAGCCCAAGTTCCCGAACCCGGTCAATCTCGAATACCTTCTGCGCTATCACCATGCGACCGGGAACGACCAGGCACTGCAAGCGGTGCTGCTGACGCTGCGCAAGATGGCGCAAGGCGGCCTCTACGACCAGCTTGGTGGGGGCTTCCATCGCTATAGCGTGGACGAGGTATGGCTGGTACCGCACTTTGAGAAGATGCTGTACGACAACGCGCTGCTGGCGCGCGTGTATCTGCACGCGTGGCAGGTCTCCGGCGATCCGGCGCTGCGCGAGGTGGTCGAGGACACGCTGGACTGGATCCTGCGCGAGATGACCGCGCCCGGCGGCGGCTTTTACAGCTCGCAGGATGCCGACTCCGAGGGCGAGGAGGGTAAGTTCTACGTGTGGAGCGCGGACGAGCTGCGCAAGGCGCTCGACGGCGTGGTGGACAACGTGGACGCGCTGTTCGCGTATTGGGGCGTGACGGCGGACGGTAACTTTGAGGGCAAAAACATTCTGCACGTGGCGGACATGTTGGAACGCGTCGCGGTGCGGCACGGCCTGTCCGTCGAGCGGATGCGCGACGACGTCTCCGCCGCCAGGACGGTGCTCTATACGCTGCGCAAGGCGCGCGTGCATCCGGGCCGGGACGATAAAATCCTGACGGCGTGGAACGGCATGACGCTGGCGGCCTTCGCGGAAGCCGCGCGCGTGCTCGACCGAGACGAATACCGCGAGGTGGCGCATGCTAGCGCGAACTTCTTGCTGGGCGAGATGGTCAGCCCGGACGGGCGGCTTTACCGCACGCACAAGGGCGGTATCAGCCACCTGAACGGCTACCTGGAAGATTACGCGCAGGTGATCGACGGGCTGCTGGAGCTGTACCAGACCACGTTCGACACGCGCTGGTTCGGCGAGGCGCAGCGGCTGGCCGGGGTGGTCATGGAGCACTTCCGCGCGGATGACGGCGGGTTCTACGACACCAGCGACGACCACGAGGATCTGATCGTGCGCCCGCGCAACGTGCAGGACAACGTGATCCCGTCTGGCAGCGGGCTGATCGCGTACGACTTGCTGCGACTGACTGGTTATACGGGCGAGACACGCTACGAAGACGCGGCGCTGGCCGTGTACCGCGCGCTCGGCGGGGCGCTGGACGAGTACCCGTCCGCGTTCGGGCAGATGCTGATCGGGCTGGACCTGTGGCTGCGCCGCCCGGTCGAGATCGCGCTGATCGGCGATCCGCAGGACATGGCGATGAGCGCCATGCTGCGGATCGTACGCGGCAAGTATCGCCCGCTGGCGCTGGTCGCGTTGTCGCCGCGTGACGCGGGGTCATCGGCGGTCCCGGCGCTGCTGCGCACGCGGACTCTGCGTGACGGCCAGCCCGCCGCGTACGTGTGCGAGAACTTCGTCTGCGCGGCTCCGGTGGTGAGTGCCGAGGCGCTGGCGGCGCAGCTCGACGGCGCGCCCACCGTCCCGCGCGACGAAGGGCGTTAG
- a CDS encoding DinB family protein, producing the protein MNADAFRHFYEYHFTLNRKLWDTHITSLPQKQFTQPVSYSQGSVRNQIVHLMSADDYWFSGLRGVSRPEPLNPADFDDRNTLRAEWDTIEQRMRDYLATVRDDMLFGRPFMDGEDGDLPLWMALLHVVNHGTDHRAQILRLLNDLGLNTGPQDYIFYIYDDL; encoded by the coding sequence ATGAATGCCGATGCCTTTCGCCATTTCTACGAGTACCACTTTACTCTGAACCGCAAACTGTGGGACACCCATATCACGTCCCTTCCCCAGAAACAGTTCACGCAGCCCGTCAGCTACTCGCAGGGGTCCGTACGAAACCAGATTGTTCATCTCATGAGCGCCGATGATTACTGGTTCAGCGGACTGCGGGGCGTCAGCAGGCCGGAGCCGCTCAATCCCGCTGACTTTGACGATCGGAACACTCTGCGCGCGGAGTGGGACACCATCGAGCAAAGGATGCGCGATTACCTCGCCACCGTGCGGGACGATATGTTGTTCGGAAGACCGTTCATGGATGGCGAAGACGGCGATCTTCCGTTGTGGATGGCGCTTCTCCACGTGGTGAATCACGGTACGGATCATCGCGCGCAGATTCTCAGGTTACTGAACGACTTGGGACTCAACACCGGGCCTCAAGATTACATCTTCTACATCTATGACGACCTGTAG
- a CDS encoding OsmC family protein codes for MPVRNASAVWQGDLTGGKGSMALGSGAFEGSYSFGTRFEETPGTNPEELIGAAHAGCYSMALAGALARAGFPPERISTTAKVHLTKVESGFKITKIELVTEASVPGIDNLTFQDTANATKSACPVSQALAAVQEITLDAKLV; via the coding sequence ATGCCCGTACGTAACGCAAGTGCAGTCTGGCAAGGCGACCTGACCGGCGGCAAAGGCTCGATGGCCCTCGGCAGCGGCGCGTTTGAAGGCAGCTACAGCTTTGGCACGCGTTTTGAAGAAACGCCCGGCACCAACCCGGAAGAACTGATCGGTGCGGCGCATGCGGGGTGCTATTCGATGGCGTTGGCTGGGGCACTCGCCCGCGCGGGGTTCCCGCCGGAGCGCATCTCGACCACGGCCAAAGTGCATCTCACCAAGGTCGAGAGCGGCTTTAAGATCACCAAGATCGAGCTGGTGACCGAGGCGAGCGTGCCCGGCATCGACAACCTGACGTTCCAGGACACAGCGAATGCCACGAAGTCCGCGTGCCCGGTGTCGCAGGCACTGGCGGCTGTGCAAGAGATCACGCTGGACGCCAAGCTGGTCTAG